The Trueperaceae bacterium genome includes a window with the following:
- a CDS encoding ExeM/NucH family extracellular endonuclease produces MERPARVVLGVLLLLPVACSEVTNPSANAAAEEASLRVALAAAELLISEYVEGSSNDKALEVFNGTGSDVDLAAGRYDVQVFFNGSSAAGLTIPLTGTVAAGDVHVLAHASADPAILAVADQTNGAGWFNGDDAVVLRRGGTVIDAIGQVGSDPGSQWGAVLASTQDNTLRRKADVTAGDDDPTDAFDPSAEWEGFATGTFDGLGRHGDGGDDTDPATCEEPAELTPVSAVQGPGEATPLGGSVVTIEGVVVGDFQDLPDEEGDVFGTDLGGFFVQEEAEDQDGDAATSEGVYVFGAAVDVVVGDRVRVTGRAGEFHGLTQLSSVSSVVVCGAGVELPAAASVELPVESLDDLEALEGMRVTFPQELYVAEYFDFDRFGEVVLSAPVDGGRPRQPTALLGPDDPAIAGLRDLIARSRIVLDDGRGRQNPDPARHPNGAVFDLGNLFRGGDTLQGVTGVLDFAFGLYRVQPTQGAVHAAANPRPEAPDPVGGSVRAAAFNVLNYFEDFGSVCGPDGDEDCRGADDPEEFERQRAKIVAALTALDADVVGLIEIENDRDQGALEDLVGALDAAAGAGTYAYVDAGGPVGTDVIRVALVYRPAALTPVGAPAVLDDPAFLDPNDTGEDRNRAALAQTFEDAAGGRFTVVVDHLKSKGDGCGPGDDDPVQGSCSVTRLLGALALLEWLGTDPTGSGDPDFLLLGDLNSYAAEDPIAALTAAGYVDLLREHIGEGAYTYVFDGQLGYLDHALASASLAPQVTGTTAWHINADEVDLIDYDTTFKLPNQDALYAPDPYRSSDHDPVIVGLELNASPRCDAASPSVPELWPANHRMVLVAVGVPDPEGDAVAVRVAVPRGRGRDGAAVDDGPLFDSTVP; encoded by the coding sequence ATGGAGCGACCCGCCCGCGTCGTACTCGGCGTCCTGCTGCTCCTGCCCGTCGCCTGCTCCGAGGTGACGAACCCGTCCGCGAACGCCGCGGCCGAGGAGGCGTCCCTGCGGGTCGCCCTGGCGGCCGCCGAGCTGCTCATAAGCGAGTACGTCGAGGGCTCCTCGAACGACAAGGCGCTCGAGGTCTTCAACGGCACGGGCTCCGACGTCGACCTGGCGGCCGGCCGCTACGACGTGCAGGTGTTCTTCAACGGCAGCTCCGCGGCCGGGCTGACGATCCCCCTGACGGGCACCGTCGCCGCCGGCGACGTCCACGTGCTCGCCCACGCGTCCGCCGACCCGGCGATCCTCGCCGTGGCCGACCAGACGAACGGCGCCGGCTGGTTCAACGGCGACGACGCCGTGGTCCTGCGCCGGGGCGGGACCGTCATCGACGCGATCGGGCAGGTGGGGTCAGACCCTGGCTCCCAGTGGGGCGCCGTCCTCGCGAGCACCCAGGACAACACGCTGCGCCGCAAGGCCGACGTGACCGCCGGCGACGACGACCCGACCGACGCCTTCGACCCGAGCGCCGAGTGGGAGGGCTTCGCGACCGGCACCTTCGACGGGCTCGGCCGCCACGGCGACGGGGGCGACGACACGGACCCGGCCACCTGCGAGGAGCCCGCCGAGCTCACGCCCGTCAGCGCCGTCCAGGGGCCAGGCGAGGCGACGCCGCTGGGCGGGAGCGTCGTGACGATCGAGGGCGTCGTCGTGGGCGACTTCCAGGACCTCCCCGACGAGGAGGGCGACGTCTTCGGGACCGACCTCGGCGGCTTCTTCGTCCAGGAAGAAGCTGAGGACCAGGACGGCGACGCGGCCACCTCAGAGGGCGTCTACGTCTTCGGGGCCGCGGTCGACGTGGTGGTCGGCGACAGGGTGCGGGTGACCGGCCGGGCGGGCGAGTTCCACGGCCTGACCCAGCTCTCGTCCGTGTCGTCGGTCGTCGTCTGCGGCGCGGGCGTGGAGCTCCCCGCCGCCGCGTCCGTCGAGCTGCCGGTGGAGAGCCTCGACGACCTCGAGGCGCTCGAGGGCATGCGCGTGACCTTCCCGCAGGAGCTGTACGTCGCCGAGTACTTCGACTTCGACCGCTTCGGCGAGGTCGTGCTCTCCGCGCCCGTCGACGGCGGCAGGCCGCGCCAGCCGACCGCGCTGCTCGGGCCGGACGACCCGGCGATCGCGGGCCTCCGGGACCTCATCGCGCGCTCGCGCATCGTCCTCGACGACGGCCGCGGGCGCCAGAACCCCGACCCCGCCAGGCACCCGAACGGCGCGGTCTTCGACCTGGGCAACCTGTTCCGCGGCGGCGACACGCTCCAGGGCGTGACCGGCGTCCTCGACTTCGCCTTCGGCCTCTACCGCGTGCAGCCGACGCAGGGCGCCGTCCACGCCGCCGCCAACCCGCGGCCGGAAGCGCCCGACCCCGTGGGCGGCTCGGTGCGCGCGGCCGCGTTCAACGTCCTGAACTACTTCGAGGACTTCGGCTCGGTCTGCGGCCCCGACGGCGACGAGGACTGCCGCGGCGCGGACGACCCCGAGGAGTTCGAGCGTCAGCGGGCGAAGATCGTCGCCGCGCTCACCGCCTTGGACGCCGACGTGGTCGGCCTCATCGAGATCGAGAACGACCGCGACCAGGGCGCGCTGGAGGACCTCGTCGGCGCGCTCGACGCGGCCGCGGGCGCGGGGACGTACGCCTACGTCGACGCCGGTGGGCCCGTCGGCACGGACGTGATAAGGGTCGCGCTGGTCTACCGGCCGGCTGCCCTCACGCCCGTGGGGGCGCCGGCGGTGCTCGACGACCCGGCGTTCCTCGACCCCAACGACACGGGCGAGGACCGCAACCGCGCCGCGCTGGCGCAGACGTTCGAGGACGCGGCGGGCGGACGCTTCACCGTCGTCGTCGACCACCTCAAGAGCAAGGGCGACGGCTGCGGACCCGGCGACGACGACCCGGTCCAGGGCAGCTGCAGCGTCACGCGCCTGCTGGGGGCCCTCGCCCTCCTCGAGTGGCTCGGGACCGACCCTACCGGCTCAGGCGACCCCGACTTCCTGCTGCTCGGCGACCTCAACTCCTACGCCGCGGAGGACCCGATCGCGGCGCTCACCGCCGCGGGCTACGTGGACCTCCTGCGGGAGCACATCGGGGAGGGGGCGTACACGTACGTCTTCGACGGCCAGCTCGGCTACCTCGACCACGCCCTCGCCAGCGCGAGCCTCGCGCCGCAGGTGACGGGCACGACGGCCTGGCACATCAACGCCGACGAGGTCGACCTCATCGACTACGACACGACGTTCAAGCTCCCGAACCAGGACGCGCTGTACGCGCCCGACCCGTACCGCTCCTCCGACCACGACCCCGTGATCGTCGGCCTCGAGCTCAACGCCTCGCCCAGGTGCGACGCGGCGTCCCCGAGCGTCCCCGAGCTCTGGCCCGCGAACCACCGCATGGTGCTCGTCGCGGTCGGCGTGCCCGACCCGGAGGGCGACGCGGTCGCGGTGAGGGTCGCGGTGCCCCGCGGACGGGGACGCGACGGCGCGGCGGTCGACGACGGGCCGCTGTTCGACTCGACGGTTCCCTGA
- a CDS encoding succinate dehydrogenase iron-sulfur subunit has translation MQITVRIKRFDPEADKRPRWEEHQLDVDPNERVLDVLHHIKWERSGSLSFRRSCAHGICGSDAMLINGTNRLACKVLVKDLGPRITVEPLPGLPVLKDLIVDMEPFFDAYRAVLPYFINDEAPPATERLQSPEDRERFDATTKCILCAACTSSCPVFWTNGRYIGPAAIVNAHRFIFDSRDRGSAQRLAVLNDLNGVWRCRTAYNCTEACPRGIPVTQAIEEVKREILYRRA, from the coding sequence ATGCAGATCACGGTTCGCATCAAGCGCTTCGACCCCGAGGCCGACAAGCGGCCCCGCTGGGAGGAGCACCAGCTCGACGTCGACCCGAACGAGCGGGTCCTCGACGTCCTCCATCACATCAAGTGGGAGCGCTCCGGCAGCCTGTCGTTCCGGCGGTCGTGCGCCCACGGCATCTGCGGCTCCGACGCCATGCTCATCAACGGCACCAACCGGCTCGCCTGCAAGGTGCTGGTGAAGGACCTGGGACCGCGGATCACGGTGGAGCCGCTGCCGGGCCTGCCGGTCCTCAAGGACCTCATCGTCGACATGGAGCCGTTCTTCGACGCCTACAGGGCGGTGCTGCCCTACTTCATCAACGACGAGGCGCCGCCGGCGACGGAGCGTCTGCAGAGCCCCGAGGACCGCGAGCGCTTCGACGCGACCACCAAGTGCATCCTGTGCGCCGCCTGCACGTCCTCCTGCCCGGTCTTCTGGACGAACGGGCGCTACATCGGTCCCGCCGCCATAGTCAACGCGCACCGCTTCATCTTCGACTCGCGCGACAGGGGCTCGGCCCAGCGGCTCGCGGTGCTGAACGACCTCAACGGCGTGTGGCGCTGCCGCACCGCCTACAACTGCACGGAGGCCTGCCCGCGCGGCATCCCCGTGACGCAGGCCATCGAAGAGGTCAAGCGCGAGATCCTCTACCGCCGCGCCTGA
- the sdhA gene encoding succinate dehydrogenase flavoprotein subunit: MSDFHRFDVIVVGAGGAGLMAARYAAQHPGVSVAVISKLYPTRSHTGAAQGGVGAALGNVSEDHPEWHAFDTVKGGDYLTDQDVAEVFAHEVIEAVYELEHMGLPFSRLPNGKIAQRKFGGHTRDHGKAAVERACYAADRTGHMILQTLYQQSIKDDVRFFNEFHVLDLIIEGGACRGVVAYELATGTLHTFLAKAVIIATGGNGRMFKVTSNAHALTGDLISIAFQRGIPIEDPEFYQFHPTGLYKLGVLLTEGARGEGGILRNAEGERFMERYAPTIKDLAPRDMVSRAMYLEIREGRGAGPNKDYIHLDLTHLDPHIIEERLPDITEFARIYLGVDPVKELVPIQPTAHYNMGGIPTTIDTNVILDGDNTVLPGLYAAGEVACASLHGANRLGTNSLGDLLVFGRRAGRNAAAFAAAAEFGTLPRDVKDRAREMVDRALNGPRQERVSQLRSELQASMMDNASVFRTHETLTAQAEKLAELEQRYRLIGVEDKGRVYNTELMEALELGFLLDNAKLLVHAALNRKESRGAHSREDYQERDDANWLKHTLVHKDEGGLRISYKPVTLGRYEPKPRVY; the protein is encoded by the coding sequence ATGAGCGACTTCCACAGGTTCGACGTCATCGTCGTGGGCGCCGGCGGGGCCGGTCTGATGGCCGCGCGCTACGCGGCGCAGCACCCCGGGGTCTCCGTGGCCGTCATCTCGAAGCTCTACCCGACCCGGTCGCACACCGGCGCGGCGCAAGGCGGCGTGGGGGCGGCGCTCGGCAACGTCAGCGAGGACCACCCCGAGTGGCACGCCTTCGACACCGTCAAGGGCGGCGACTACCTCACCGACCAGGACGTGGCCGAGGTCTTCGCGCACGAGGTCATCGAGGCCGTCTACGAGCTCGAGCACATGGGCCTGCCCTTCAGCCGGCTGCCCAACGGCAAGATCGCGCAGCGCAAGTTCGGCGGGCACACGCGCGACCACGGCAAGGCCGCCGTGGAGCGCGCCTGCTACGCCGCCGACCGCACGGGCCACATGATCCTGCAGACGCTCTACCAGCAGTCGATCAAGGACGACGTGCGGTTCTTCAACGAGTTCCACGTCCTCGACCTGATCATCGAGGGCGGGGCCTGCCGCGGCGTCGTCGCCTACGAGCTGGCGACGGGCACGCTGCACACGTTCCTCGCCAAGGCCGTGATCATCGCGACCGGCGGCAACGGGCGCATGTTCAAGGTCACCTCGAACGCGCACGCCCTCACCGGCGACCTCATCAGCATCGCGTTCCAGCGCGGCATCCCCATCGAGGACCCGGAGTTCTACCAGTTCCACCCCACGGGCCTCTACAAGCTGGGGGTCCTGCTCACCGAGGGCGCGCGCGGCGAGGGCGGGATCCTGCGCAACGCCGAGGGCGAGCGGTTCATGGAGCGCTACGCCCCCACGATCAAGGACCTCGCCCCCCGCGACATGGTCAGCCGCGCGATGTACCTCGAGATCCGCGAGGGGCGCGGCGCGGGGCCGAACAAGGACTACATCCACCTCGACCTCACGCACCTCGACCCGCACATCATCGAGGAGCGCCTGCCCGACATCACCGAGTTCGCGCGCATCTACCTGGGCGTCGACCCGGTGAAGGAGCTCGTGCCGATCCAGCCGACCGCGCACTACAACATGGGCGGCATCCCCACGACGATCGACACGAACGTGATCCTCGACGGGGACAACACCGTGCTGCCCGGGCTCTACGCCGCCGGGGAGGTCGCCTGCGCCAGCCTGCACGGCGCGAACCGCCTGGGGACGAACTCCCTCGGCGACCTCCTCGTGTTCGGGCGGCGCGCCGGGCGCAACGCCGCGGCCTTCGCCGCTGCCGCCGAGTTCGGCACACTGCCCAGGGACGTCAAGGACCGCGCCCGTGAGATGGTCGACAGGGCGCTGAACGGCCCGCGTCAGGAGCGCGTATCGCAGCTCCGCAGCGAGCTGCAGGCGTCGATGATGGACAACGCCTCGGTCTTCCGCACGCACGAGACGCTCACGGCGCAGGCGGAGAAGCTCGCGGAGCTGGAGCAGCGCTACCGGCTCATCGGCGTGGAGGACAAGGGCAGGGTCTACAACACCGAGCTGATGGAGGCCCTCGAGCTCGGCTTCCTGCTCGACAACGCCAAGCTGCTGGTGCACGCCGCCCTCAACCGCAAGGAGTCGCGGGGCGCGCACTCCCGCGAGGACTACCAGGAGCGCGACGACGCCAACTGGCTCAAGCACACCCTCGTGCACAAGGACGAGGGCGGCCTGCGCATCAGCTACAAGCCCGTGACGCTGGGCCGCTACGAGCCCAAGCCCCGCGTCTACTAG
- a CDS encoding succinate dehydrogenase hydrophobic membrane anchor subunit: MPEVAVDARTTGAARPRTLREARSAYATNSELAWWVFMRISGFLLVFLVFAHVFVNNIVTNAGTIDYDYVAERLAQPAVRVMDSFLLGLALLHGTNGLRYVVDDHIRRPQARFWVKAVLYTVVFAVFVVGVMTLWTYTFDEMGEAVRNLGQ; encoded by the coding sequence GTGCCTGAGGTGGCGGTGGACGCCCGCACGACCGGGGCGGCGCGCCCGCGCACTCTGCGCGAGGCGCGGTCCGCCTACGCCACGAACAGCGAGCTCGCCTGGTGGGTGTTCATGCGCATCAGCGGGTTCCTGCTGGTCTTCCTGGTCTTCGCCCACGTGTTCGTGAACAACATCGTCACCAACGCCGGCACCATCGACTACGACTACGTCGCCGAGCGCCTGGCGCAGCCGGCGGTGCGGGTCATGGACTCGTTCCTGCTCGGCCTGGCGCTGCTGCACGGGACGAACGGCCTGCGCTACGTCGTCGACGACCACATCAGGCGCCCGCAGGCGCGCTTCTGGGTCAAGGCCGTCCTCTACACGGTTGTCTTCGCCGTCTTCGTCGTCGGGGTCATGACGCTCTGGACGTACACCTTCGACGAGATGGGCGAGGCCGTGAGGAACCTCGGCCAGTGA
- the sdhC gene encoding succinate dehydrogenase, cytochrome b556 subunit gives MYRGREGQWAYFLHRISGVALALYLLLHVFDISLVMYGPEGPFNDFLLFYHQWPFRIGLILIIAGVVYHALNGLRIILLDFTPWAIRYQRVMWYGVLGITVAIGIPVLIKIVPEIIGGA, from the coding sequence ATGTACCGAGGCCGCGAGGGCCAGTGGGCGTACTTCCTGCACCGCATCTCCGGTGTCGCACTGGCGCTCTACCTGCTGCTGCACGTGTTCGACATCAGCCTGGTGATGTACGGGCCCGAGGGCCCCTTCAACGACTTCCTGCTCTTCTACCACCAGTGGCCGTTCCGCATCGGCCTGATCCTGATCATCGCGGGCGTCGTCTACCACGCCCTCAACGGGCTGCGGATCATCCTCCTCGACTTCACGCCGTGGGCGATCCGCTACCAGCGCGTCATGTGGTACGGCGTCCTCGGCATCACCGTCGCGATCGGCATCCCGGTGCTCATCAAGATCGTCCCCGAGATCATCGGAGGTGCCTGA
- a CDS encoding HAD family hydrolase has translation MLLAFDLDRTLVADDFTLPDDVADAISAARAAGHHVTVLTGRPLVAARGYLERLAVDRPYAVNHGSTILAPDGSLIDRKRLREDEVSAILGAFLADAELEFSCVVDDHIYVRDPAHERWLHAHAQGRVVARYAAGLELAADKVVFHANGRCAEVDAHVARSHPHLVRYAWGDGWLEVVPTGGDKGSALARIAELLDVRRDDVVAFGDGLNDVSMLSWAGHAVAVGPEAHPEALAVAHERVAAPEAGGVAEWLRANAL, from the coding sequence ATGCTCCTCGCCTTCGACCTCGACAGGACGCTCGTCGCGGACGACTTCACGCTGCCCGACGACGTCGCCGACGCGATAAGCGCCGCGCGCGCCGCGGGCCACCACGTCACGGTCCTCACCGGCAGGCCCCTGGTGGCCGCCAGGGGGTACCTCGAGCGCCTCGCCGTCGACAGGCCGTACGCCGTGAACCACGGCTCGACGATCCTCGCCCCCGACGGGTCGCTCATCGACCGCAAGCGCCTGCGGGAGGACGAGGTGAGCGCGATCCTGGGGGCGTTCCTCGCCGACGCCGAGCTCGAGTTCTCCTGCGTCGTGGACGACCACATCTACGTGCGCGACCCGGCCCACGAGCGCTGGCTGCACGCCCACGCCCAGGGACGCGTCGTCGCCCGCTACGCCGCGGGCCTCGAGCTGGCGGCCGACAAGGTCGTCTTCCACGCGAACGGACGCTGCGCCGAGGTCGACGCCCACGTCGCGCGCAGCCACCCGCACCTCGTGCGCTACGCCTGGGGGGACGGCTGGCTCGAGGTCGTGCCCACCGGCGGCGACAAGGGCTCGGCCCTGGCGCGGATCGCGGAGCTCCTCGACGTCCGCCGCGACGACGTCGTGGCCTTCGGCGACGGCCTCAACGACGTCAGCATGCTGAGCTGGGCCGGCCACGCCGTGGCGGTGGGTCCCGAGGCGCACCCCGAGGCCCTCGCCGTCGCGCACGAGCGCGTCGCCGCGCCCGAGGCGGGCGGCGTGGCCGAGTGGCTGCGGGCCAACGCCCTCTGA
- the folE gene encoding GTP cyclohydrolase I FolE: MRETRVDFGRVDDFDEVGETSLEPLIAQLITVLGEDVTREGLRRTPQRVERSLRYLTSGYAQDPKQVINGALFKAESSEMVVLTGIEFYSLCEHHMLPFFGTAAIGYVPGDRILGLSKFARVIDVFARRMQVQERMTAQIADALEEILEPQGVAVVTRASHLCMMMRGVEKQGSVTVTSAMRGIFREDARTRQEFMQAIG, from the coding sequence GTGAGAGAAACCAGGGTGGACTTCGGACGCGTCGACGACTTCGACGAGGTGGGCGAGACCAGCCTCGAGCCCCTCATCGCCCAGCTCATCACGGTCCTCGGCGAGGACGTCACGCGCGAGGGCCTGCGGAGGACACCGCAGCGCGTGGAGCGCTCGCTGAGGTACCTGACCAGCGGCTACGCCCAGGACCCCAAGCAGGTGATCAACGGGGCCCTGTTCAAGGCCGAGAGCTCGGAGATGGTCGTGCTGACCGGCATCGAGTTCTACTCGCTCTGCGAGCACCACATGCTGCCGTTCTTCGGCACGGCGGCCATCGGCTACGTGCCCGGCGACAGGATCCTCGGCCTGTCGAAGTTCGCCCGCGTGATCGACGTCTTCGCCCGGCGCATGCAGGTGCAGGAGCGCATGACCGCGCAGATCGCCGACGCCCTCGAGGAGATCCTCGAGCCGCAGGGGGTGGCCGTCGTCACCCGCGCCAGCCACCTGTGCATGATGATGCGCGGCGTCGAGAAGCAGGGCTCCGTCACCGTGACGAGCGCGATGCGCGGCATCTTCAGGGAGGACGCCCGCACCCGCCAGGAGTTCATGCAGGCGATCGGCTAG